The Neisseria subflava DNA window TATTGGCTTGGAACATCATACCGTTGCAACCCATCTTGCCATACGCCTTAGGCATCTCGCTCAAATCCAGATAGGCATCAGTACCGGCCAAATCTTTTTCGGTGAATTTATTGAAAGCAACAACACGCCATTTGGCGGCTAAAGTGGGTTGCGCAGCTTGTTGAGTTTGTACCTGCGCTTTAGAGGCTTGTTCAGGCTGAGATGCTGAAGGAGATGTACAAGCTGCCAAAACTACCATACTCATCAATGCACCGAATAATGTTTTCATATCTATTCCTTTGTTATTGCTAAAGGCCGTCTGAAAAACCATTCATCTTCAGACGACCTTTAAGCCTTATTTACAAAGTCGTATCCAATGCTTTGGAAATATCGTTCCAAATATCGTCAACGTCTTCAATACCGACAGAGAAACGCAGCAGGCCGACTTTGATGCCCATTTCCATTTTCACATCATGCGGCACGCCGCTGTGGGATTGGGAATAGCAATGGTTGACCAGACTTTCCACACCGCCGAGGCTGGAAGCCATTTTGACCAGTTGCATGTTTTTAATCACGCTATTGGCCGCTTCACGCGTATCGTTTTTGAGATAAACCGTAACCACGCCGCCGATGCCTTTGGGCATTTGTGCTTGGGCGAGTTCGTAATGTTCGTGCGACGGCAGGCCAGGATAGAACACTTTTTCAATGGCAGGATGGGCTTCCAAACGGCGCGCGATTTCGAGTGTGTTTTGGCAATGGGCGTTCATGCGCAAGGCCAACGTTTTAATACCGCGCAACACCAGCCAGCAGTCCATCGGACCTGCAATCGCGCCGGTATGAACCATCATGTCGTGCAAAGGCTGCGCCAGCTCTTTGGTTTTGGCAACGACTACACCCATCAATACGTCGGAATGGCCGCACAAATATTTGGTAGCGGAATGGAATACAAAATCGCAACCCATATCCAACGGCTGTTGCAGATACGGCGTGGCAAAGGTGTTGTCGATGCCGACCAGCGCACCGGCCGCTTTGGCTTTTGCGGCAAGCGCTTTGATGTCTACCAAGCGCAAAAGCGGATTGGACGGCGTTTCCAGCCAAACCAGTTTGACATTGTGTGCTTTGAGCAGCTCGTCCAGATTATCCGGATTGCCCAAATCGGCAAAAACAACGTTTACACCCCATTTTTGATAAACATCGACCAATAAATCATAAGCGCCGCCGTAAATATCGGCGACTGCGACAATGGTATCGCCCGGGCGCAGGAAAGTGCGCCACACGGCATCAATCCCCGCCATGCCGCTGGAAAACGCAAAACCGGCCGCACCATGCTCCAAATCGGCAACAGTGTCTTCCAAGACCTGACGGGTCGGGTTGCTCAGGCGCGAGTAGCGGTAAGGCACATTTTCGCCAATCTCGTGCAACGCAAACATACTGTTTTGATAAATCGGCGGCATCAGCGCACGGTTGTGTTCGTCGCAATCGTAGCTGGAATGGATGGCTTTCGTGGCGAATTTCATTTGGTCTCTGCCTATCATAGATGTGAATAATCGAAGATTTTATCACTATCTGAAAAATAGAAACAATCAATGCAGGCGGATAAAGCAAGTGATATAATCTCGCATTTGCAAATCGGCCGACACGAGCCGATTCCCTCCACACGCATCTCAACAATCCTATCATGAAGGACATACCACGCATGAACGCCATTGCAGACGTGCAATCCAGCCGCGATTTACGCAACCTGCCGATTAATCAGGTCGGCATCAAAGACCTGCGCTTTCCAATCTCGCTCAAAAGCAAAGAGGGTGAACAATCCACCGTCGCCCGCCTGACCATGACGGTTTTCCTGCCTGCCGACCAAAAAGGCACGCATATGTCGCGCTTTGTCGCTCTGATGGAAAAACAAACCGATGCTTTGGATTTCGATACGCTGCACAAGCTGACCGCCGATATGGTTGCCCTGCTAGATTCGCATTCCGGCAAAATCAGCGTTACCTTCCCATTTTTCCGCAAGAAAAGTGCACCTGTCTCCGGCATCCAATCGCTGCTTGACTATGATGTTACCCTGACCGGCGAAATTAAAAACGGTACATACAGCCACAGCCTGAAAGTGATGGTTCCGGTTACTTCATTGTGTCCGTGTTCCAAAGAAATTTCCCAATACGGCGCGCACAACCAACGTTCGCATGTGACGGTCAGTCTGATTGCGAATGCGGATGTAGGCATTGAAGAAATCATCGATTACGTTGAAGCACAAGCAAGCTGCCAGCTCTACGGTTTGCTCAAACGCCCTGACGAAAAGTATGTAACGGAAAAAGCATACGAAAATCCGAAGTTTGTCGAAGACATGGTTCGTGATGTGGCCACGGTGTTAATTGCAGACAAACGCATCGAATCATTCGTCGTCGAAAGCGAAAACTTCGAATCGATACACAACCATTCCGCTTACGCTTATATCGCTTATCCTTAAAAGCCGAGCCGAATAGAAACAAAGGCCGTCTGAACATTTCAGACGGCCTTTGGCATAGATTGAACGATAACATGAGA harbors:
- a CDS encoding trans-sulfuration enzyme family protein, encoding MKFATKAIHSSYDCDEHNRALMPPIYQNSMFALHEIGENVPYRYSRLSNPTRQVLEDTVADLEHGAAGFAFSSGMAGIDAVWRTFLRPGDTIVAVADIYGGAYDLLVDVYQKWGVNVVFADLGNPDNLDELLKAHNVKLVWLETPSNPLLRLVDIKALAAKAKAAGALVGIDNTFATPYLQQPLDMGCDFVFHSATKYLCGHSDVLMGVVVAKTKELAQPLHDMMVHTGAIAGPMDCWLVLRGIKTLALRMNAHCQNTLEIARRLEAHPAIEKVFYPGLPSHEHYELAQAQMPKGIGGVVTVYLKNDTREAANSVIKNMQLVKMASSLGGVESLVNHCYSQSHSGVPHDVKMEMGIKVGLLRFSVGIEDVDDIWNDISKALDTTL
- a CDS encoding META domain-containing protein: MKTLFGALMSMVVLAACTSPSASQPEQASKAQVQTQQAAQPTLAAKWRVVAFNKFTEKDLAGTDAYLDLSEMPKAYGKMGCNGMMFQANTIGSDKIDFGHIAVSMMLCEDMKLEDAFLCKQSVWNYRFDGKDLILEQKGISIRLRRE
- the folE2 gene encoding GTP cyclohydrolase FolE2, translated to MNAIADVQSSRDLRNLPINQVGIKDLRFPISLKSKEGEQSTVARLTMTVFLPADQKGTHMSRFVALMEKQTDALDFDTLHKLTADMVALLDSHSGKISVTFPFFRKKSAPVSGIQSLLDYDVTLTGEIKNGTYSHSLKVMVPVTSLCPCSKEISQYGAHNQRSHVTVSLIANADVGIEEIIDYVEAQASCQLYGLLKRPDEKYVTEKAYENPKFVEDMVRDVATVLIADKRIESFVVESENFESIHNHSAYAYIAYP